TGCATCAGCTTGCCAGCAAGCTCCTGGAAGAATTTAAATAATATTAGGAGAGAATAAAAACCGGTCAGCCAAACGGAAACGAATGGTATAACAACTTCGTGAATGGCAATCTCTTATACACATGGAAGAGGAAATACGAATCGGACCCGGGAAATGCATTTCCCGGGAAAGGGCATATGAAGCCGCTGGAAGAGGAGAATCGGCGGCTGAGACGGGAACTGGAGCGCGCCCAGCGGGAGCGTGACATCTTAAAAAAAGCCGTAGGCATATTCTCAAAAGACCCCAAGAGATATTCGGATTTATAGCGGAACACAGCGGTGAATTCCGAATCCTGGAGATGTGCCGGGCTTTAGAAGTTTCGCGGGGCGGATTTTACCGGTGGCTTGGGAAATTTAAAAGCCGCCGTGAAATAGAAAACGAAGAATTGCTCATTGAAATACGGGAAGAATTTAAAAAATATCGTGAAACCTACGGAAGCCCGAGTATTGCGGACTCTATCAACGATAAACCGGACCGGAAGGTCAACAAGAAACGCATAGCCCGGCTCATGAGAATAAACGGTATTCGCGCTAAGACAGCCAGGAAATTCAAAGTGACGACACATTCAGACCACAAATATCCGATATCCCCGAACCTGTTGAACCGTGATTTTACGACTACGGGTTTGAATATGATATGGATATCTGACATTACATACGTGAGGACGAAAGAAGGCTGGTTATGCATCAAAAGGGTTGTATGGAAAAACTAAACAGAAAAAGTTTTCAGATTTTAAAGTTGAAGATGATTTAAAACAAAAAGTGCTTGATTATATTAAAACAAACGATAGTATTGATAACGATA
The sequence above is a segment of the Elusimicrobiota bacterium genome. Coding sequences within it:
- a CDS encoding IS3 family transposase, whose amino-acid sequence is MCRALEVSRGGFYRWLGKFKSRREIENEELLIEIREEFKKYRETYGSPSIADSINDKPDRKVNKKRIARLMRINGIRAKTARKFKVTTHSDHKYPISPNLLNRDFTTTGLNMIWISDITYVRTKEGWLCIKRVVWKN
- a CDS encoding transposase, with protein sequence MNGNLLYTWKRKYESDPGNAFPGKGHMKPLEEENRRLRRELERAQRERDILKKAVGIFSKDPKRYSDL